One stretch of Roseimicrobium sp. ORNL1 DNA includes these proteins:
- a CDS encoding metallophosphoesterase → MHADHLTSEHRWTRRHLLRSAVGVAAGAMGMSVAKGAEDEQVDFTFALLGDLHFDRLEHHDFQWLAASGKPDHPQILRYSELTKEVMPKLFSAVKQQVATDKAPLVIQVGDLVEGLCGSDALAQKQNQESLAFVKEAALGAPFLFTKGNHDVTGPGSEEAFREVFHPFLNDTAAPFGGKLDPEHACYTITKGNAHFLFFDAYSKKSLDWLEATLTTCTRRHVFVIIHPPVVPYGARATWNLYAKDKSSREKLLTLLGRREAMVLGGHIHKYSTLQRRTEGGGRFVQVAVSSVISPGAVKAKDELGAQEYTADQIKVEPKHSPETEPQRRAVYDAERPWVSQFAYADLPGFAMVQVQGEQVSLRMHAGSSGEVWREVDLTGVMKG, encoded by the coding sequence ATGCACGCAGATCATCTCACCTCAGAGCATCGCTGGACACGCCGACACCTCCTTCGCAGCGCTGTCGGCGTGGCTGCGGGCGCCATGGGGATGTCTGTTGCGAAGGGAGCGGAAGATGAGCAGGTAGACTTCACCTTTGCGCTCTTGGGGGATCTCCACTTTGATCGGTTGGAGCATCATGACTTCCAGTGGCTCGCTGCCAGCGGAAAACCGGATCATCCGCAGATCCTGCGCTACAGCGAGCTGACGAAGGAGGTCATGCCCAAGCTCTTCTCCGCCGTGAAGCAACAGGTCGCGACGGACAAGGCACCTCTGGTGATTCAAGTCGGAGATCTGGTGGAAGGTCTGTGCGGCAGCGACGCACTCGCGCAAAAGCAGAATCAGGAGTCGCTGGCGTTTGTGAAAGAAGCAGCTCTCGGTGCGCCCTTCCTCTTCACGAAGGGAAACCATGATGTGACCGGCCCCGGATCCGAAGAAGCCTTTCGCGAGGTGTTTCATCCCTTCTTGAATGACACTGCCGCGCCATTCGGAGGAAAGCTCGACCCCGAACACGCCTGCTACACCATCACAAAGGGCAACGCACACTTCCTGTTCTTTGACGCCTATTCCAAGAAGAGCCTCGACTGGCTGGAGGCGACACTCACCACGTGCACCCGCCGGCATGTGTTTGTGATCATCCATCCTCCCGTGGTGCCCTATGGCGCGAGGGCCACCTGGAATCTCTATGCGAAAGACAAGAGCAGTCGCGAAAAGTTGCTCACCCTGCTGGGTCGCCGTGAAGCGATGGTGCTCGGCGGGCACATTCACAAGTACAGCACCCTGCAACGCCGCACAGAAGGCGGCGGCCGATTTGTACAAGTGGCCGTAAGCAGTGTCATCTCACCGGGTGCGGTGAAGGCCAAGGATGAACTCGGCGCGCAGGAATACACCGCTGACCAGATCAAAGTAGAGCCCAAGCATTCACCGGAAACGGAACCCCAGCGCCGCGCAGTGTATGATGCCGAGCGTCCGTGGGTGAGCCAGTTTGCCTATGCGGATCTGCCCGGCTTCGCCATGGTGCAGGTGCAGGGAGAACAAGTGAGCCTGCGCATGCACGCCGGATCATCGGGTGAAGTGTGGCGGGAGGTGGATTTGACGGGGGTAATGAAGGGGTGA